From a region of the Phaseolus vulgaris cultivar G19833 chromosome 6, P. vulgaris v2.0, whole genome shotgun sequence genome:
- the LOC137831025 gene encoding hydroxymethylglutaryl-CoA lyase, mitochondrial-like, whose protein sequence is MSSLEEPLGLDKLPSMNTIDRIQRFSSGACRPRVDNLGMGSCWIEGPSCSSSNSCNEDNEEYTTETFPWRRQTRDLSRGDSFSQKTMAMGRNSMKFGAIDNSFYASDYQYSPKSNNKSVQDTAYKFMKGIPTFVKIIEVGPRDGLQNEKNIVPTDVKIELIHRLASSGLSVIEATSFVSPKWVPQLADAKDVMQAVRNLEGFRLPVLTPNLKGFEAAIAAGAREVAVFASASESFSKSNINCSIEESLVRYRAVTCAAKELSIPVRGYVSCVVGCPVEGPILPSKVAYVAKELYDMGCFEISLGDTIGVGTPGTVVPMLLAVMAVVPAEKLAVHFHDTYGQSLPNILVSIQMGISAVDSSVSGLGGCPYAKGASGNVATEDVVYMLNGLGVKTNVDLGKLMSAGDFISKHLGRPSGSKTAIAFSRVTADASKI, encoded by the exons ATGTCAAGTTTGGAGGAGCCACTTGGCCTTGACAAGTTGCCAAGCATGAATACCATAGATAGAATCCAGAGGTTCTCATCTGGTGCTTGCCGTCCCAGAGTAGATAATTTGGGTATGGGAAGCTGCTGGATTGAAGGACCAAGCTGCAGCTCATCAAACAGCTGCAA TGAAGACAATGAAGAGTATACAACTGAGACATTTCCATGGAGAAGGCAAACAAGGGACCTGTCCCGAGGTGACTCTTTCAGTCAAAAGACTATGGCCATGGGGAGGAACTCGATGAAATTTGGTGCGATTGATAATTCATTTTACGCCTCAGATTACCAGTATAGTCCAAAGAGCAATAACAAAAGTGTACAGGATACGGCATACAAG TTTATGAAAGGTATACCAACGTTTGTAAAGATAATTGAGGTTGGTCCAAGGGATGGATTACAGAATGAGAAAAACATTGTACCAACAGATGTAAAGATTGAACTGATTCATAGATTGGCGTCTTCTGGGTTATCTGTCATTGAAGCTACTAGTTTTGTATCTCCCAAATGGGTCCCACAG TTGGCAGATGCAAAGGATGTAATGCAAGCAGTTCGTAATCTGGAAGGATTTAGATTGCCAGTTCTGACTCCTAATTTAAAG GGTTTTGAAGCTGCTATAGCGGCTGGCGCTAGAGAGGTAGCAGTTTTTGCATCAGCTTCGGAATCTTTCTCAAAATCAAACATTAATTGTAGCATTGAAGAGAGCCTTGTGCGGTATCGAGCTGTTACTTGTGCTGCTAAAGAGCTCTCAATTCCTGTACGAGG GTATGTATCATGTGTTGTTGGATGCCCAGTGGAAGGACCAATCCTGCCGTCAAAAGTGGCATATGTAGCTAAAGAACTGTATGATATGGGCTGCTTTGAAATCTCGCTGGGGGACACAATTGGAGTTGGCACTCCTG GAACTGTAGTTCCGATGCTTTTGGCTGTAATGGCTGTTGTGCCAGCAGAGAAGCTTGCTGTCCACTTCCATGACACTTACGGGCAGTCCCTTCCAAATATTCTTGTGTCCATCCAA ATGGGGATCAGTGCAGTGGATTCTTCAGTTTCTGGTCTAGGTGGCTGTCCATATGCTAAGGGAGCTTCAGGAAATGTAGCTACTGAAGATGTTGTGTACATGCTAAATGGCCTTGGTGTGAAAACCAACGTTGATCTTGGAAAGCTCATGTCAGCTGGTGATTTCATCAGCAAGCATTTGGGGCGTCCATCGGGCTCGAAGACCGCTATCGCCTTTAGCCGAGTCACAGCTGATGCTTCCAAAATATGA